The following are encoded in a window of Fluviibacter phosphoraccumulans genomic DNA:
- the tsf gene encoding translation elongation factor Ts, whose amino-acid sequence MAEITAGMVKELREKTDAPMMECKKALTEAQGDMVKAEEILRVKLGSKASKAAARIAAEGIVGIYIAADGKLASMVEVNCETDFVAKNDDFLAFTSKVAELVATQNPADVAELSALPMDGSTVETVRAALVGKIGENMAIRRFVRIEGAGQVASYIHGGSKIGVLVDLVGGDEALAKDLAMHIAANKPKSLDASGVDAALIETERRIATEKAAESGKPADIVAKMVEGTVQKFLKEVTLMGQVFVKADDGKQTIEQLLKQKNAQINGFTLYLVGEGIEKKVDDFAAEVAAQAAAAAAKK is encoded by the coding sequence ATGGCTGAAATTACCGCAGGAATGGTCAAGGAACTTCGCGAAAAGACCGATGCGCCAATGATGGAATGCAAGAAAGCACTGACCGAAGCCCAGGGCGATATGGTCAAGGCTGAAGAAATTCTGCGCGTCAAGCTGGGTAGCAAGGCCTCTAAGGCGGCTGCCCGTATTGCCGCTGAAGGTATCGTAGGTATCTACATCGCGGCCGACGGCAAGCTGGCATCCATGGTTGAAGTGAACTGTGAAACCGACTTCGTCGCCAAGAATGATGATTTCCTGGCGTTTACGAGCAAGGTTGCCGAGCTGGTCGCTACGCAGAACCCGGCCGATGTGGCTGAGCTGTCGGCATTGCCGATGGATGGTTCGACGGTTGAAACCGTTCGCGCTGCGCTGGTGGGTAAGATCGGTGAAAACATGGCGATCCGTCGTTTTGTGCGTATTGAAGGCGCCGGTCAGGTGGCTTCGTACATTCACGGTGGTAGCAAGATCGGTGTGCTGGTTGACCTGGTTGGTGGTGACGAAGCGCTGGCTAAGGATCTGGCCATGCACATTGCTGCAAACAAGCCGAAGTCGCTGGACGCCTCGGGTGTTGATGCTGCCCTGATCGAAACCGAGCGCCGTATCGCCACTGAAAAGGCTGCCGAATCGGGCAAGCCGGCCGATATCGTCGCCAAGATGGTTGAAGGCACCGTTCAGAAGTTCCTCAAAGAAGTGACGCTGATGGGTCAGGTCTTTGTGAAGGCTGATGACGGTAAGCAAACCATTGAGCAACTGCTCAAGCAAAAGAACGCCCAGATCAACGGCTTTACGCTGTATCTGGTGGGTGAAGGCATCGAGAAGAAGGTTGATGACTTTGCTGCTGAAGTGGCTGCTCAGGCCGCTGCTGCTGCCGCTAAGAAGTAA
- the rpsB gene encoding 30S ribosomal protein S2 has translation MSTMRQMLEAGVHFGHQTRFWNPRMAPYIFGARNKIHIVNLEKTVAKYNEAISFVKKLSANKGTVLFVSTKRQAREIVAEEAARAGMPWVDQRWLGGMLTNYKTLKQSIKRLKDMEQSVEDGSCEKLTKKEALDFKRELEKLQKSIGGIKNMNTLPDAIFIIDVGYHKIAVTEANKLGIPVIGVVDTNHNPEGVDYIIPGNDDSSRAIRLYARGIADAVLEGRSQSIQELVDAAGGDDEFVEVEEEVAGE, from the coding sequence ATGTCGACAATGCGTCAAATGCTGGAAGCCGGCGTCCACTTCGGACACCAAACCCGCTTCTGGAACCCCCGTATGGCCCCCTACATTTTTGGGGCGCGCAACAAGATTCACATCGTTAACCTTGAAAAGACAGTTGCCAAGTACAACGAAGCGATTTCGTTTGTTAAGAAGCTGTCTGCCAACAAGGGTACGGTCCTGTTTGTCAGCACCAAGCGCCAGGCCCGCGAAATCGTCGCTGAAGAAGCGGCACGTGCCGGTATGCCTTGGGTGGACCAGCGCTGGTTGGGCGGTATGCTCACCAACTACAAAACGCTGAAGCAGTCGATCAAGCGCCTGAAGGACATGGAACAGTCGGTTGAAGACGGTTCGTGCGAAAAGCTGACCAAAAAAGAAGCGCTGGATTTCAAGCGTGAACTGGAAAAGCTGCAGAAGTCCATCGGCGGTATCAAGAACATGAACACGCTGCCTGATGCTATTTTCATCATCGACGTCGGTTATCACAAGATTGCCGTCACGGAAGCCAACAAGCTGGGCATTCCTGTGATCGGTGTGGTTGATACCAACCACAACCCGGAAGGTGTTGATTACATCATTCCAGGCAACGATGACTCGTCGCGTGCCATTCGTTTGTACGCCCGTGGCATTGCCGATGCGGTGCTGGAAGGTCGTAGCCAATCGATCCAGGAACTCGTTGACGCCGCTGGTGGCGATGACGAATTCGTTGAGGTCGAAGAAGAAGTCGCGGGCGAATAA
- the map gene encoding type I methionyl aminopeptidase, whose product MSVSIKTPEQIESMRVACRLASEVLDYIAPFVKPGVTTGELDRLCHDYMVNVQGTIPAPLNYQPPGYSPYPKSICTSVNHQVCHGIPGDKLLKKGDVVNLDITVIKDGWYGDTSRMYSVGEVSTLAQRLSDVTYECLWKGIDVVKPGATLGDIGHAIQTHAQKHGFSVVREFCGHGIGQHFHEDPQVLHYGKPGTGLKLQAGMIFTIEPMINAGKADIRELADGWTIVTKDHSLSAQWEHTIVVTADGVEVLTLSAGSPARPSF is encoded by the coding sequence ATGAGCGTCAGCATTAAAACCCCAGAACAAATCGAATCCATGCGCGTCGCCTGCCGGCTTGCATCTGAAGTGCTTGATTACATTGCACCTTTTGTCAAACCCGGTGTCACCACCGGTGAGCTTGACCGCCTCTGCCATGATTACATGGTCAACGTCCAGGGCACGATTCCGGCACCACTGAACTATCAACCGCCCGGCTACAGCCCTTACCCCAAGTCTATCTGCACCTCGGTCAACCACCAGGTGTGTCATGGCATTCCCGGGGATAAACTGCTGAAAAAAGGGGATGTGGTCAACCTGGATATCACCGTCATCAAAGATGGCTGGTATGGCGACACCAGCCGCATGTATAGCGTGGGTGAAGTCTCTACCCTCGCCCAGCGCCTCAGCGATGTGACTTACGAATGTTTGTGGAAAGGCATCGACGTCGTTAAACCGGGCGCTACCCTGGGCGATATCGGTCATGCCATACAGACCCACGCCCAGAAACACGGCTTCTCGGTCGTCCGCGAATTCTGCGGCCATGGGATCGGCCAGCATTTTCACGAAGATCCGCAGGTGCTGCACTATGGCAAGCCTGGTACCGGCCTCAAGTTGCAAGCAGGCATGATTTTTACCATTGAGCCGATGATCAATGCAGGCAAAGCGGATATCCGTGAACTGGCCGATGGCTGGACCATCGTGACCAAGGACCATTCCCTTTCCGCGCAATGGGAACACACGATTGTAGTTACGGCTGACGGCGTTGAAGTCTTGACACTGTCGGCGGGCTCACCCGCCCGCCCCAGCTTCTAA